In Pajaroellobacter abortibovis, the following are encoded in one genomic region:
- a CDS encoding ArsA family ATPase, translated as MNVSPIAHLLETRRVLITGGCGGVGKTTIAAALGVAAALRGRHVLCMTIDPAKRLAQSLGIAVSTEPVKIKEHLFQEAGLNVRGSLTAMMLDTKRTFDEMVVQFAKNPEYARALLKNKLYQYVSTSLAGTHEYMAVQKLASLMNDSRYDLIIVDTPPTSNALEFLEAPQRLIEAFESPAIRWFIDAWQPSKTLSFDLLARSAAAMCKVMASVIGKGFLASIGEFLSYSRYLFGGFKERAEILYQTLHHPEVAFLLITSPSPASIKEILYLEERLIKLNIPRGAFVINRFHPLFTDEPWCEVIKNVEGWNRKERGISLSDKAVVRLKRAYADAKRMSELDERWVKMLEAGHAIPTPIVRIPELASDVSELSLLARMASYLVQEPLSC; from the coding sequence TTGAATGTTTCGCCGATTGCACATCTTTTGGAGACTCGTCGCGTATTGATTACAGGAGGATGTGGGGGTGTCGGTAAAACGACGATAGCGGCTGCGTTGGGAGTGGCTGCTGCACTGCGAGGGCGGCATGTTCTATGTATGACGATCGATCCTGCAAAGCGGCTTGCCCAGAGTCTCGGTATTGCAGTTTCGACAGAACCGGTCAAAATTAAAGAGCATCTCTTTCAGGAAGCTGGGTTGAACGTGCGAGGGAGTTTAACTGCAATGATGTTGGATACCAAACGCACGTTTGATGAAATGGTGGTGCAGTTCGCAAAAAATCCTGAGTATGCGCGTGCCCTCCTCAAAAATAAACTGTATCAGTATGTTTCTACTTCGCTGGCGGGCACTCATGAGTATATGGCAGTCCAAAAATTGGCTTCTTTAATGAACGACTCTCGCTACGATTTGATCATTGTGGATACACCTCCAACTTCCAATGCACTTGAATTTTTAGAAGCTCCACAACGTCTTATTGAGGCCTTCGAATCACCTGCCATACGTTGGTTTATCGATGCGTGGCAACCTTCCAAAACCTTATCTTTTGATTTGCTAGCTCGGTCTGCCGCAGCGATGTGCAAGGTGATGGCCTCGGTGATCGGAAAAGGATTTCTTGCTTCTATAGGGGAATTCTTATCATACTCTCGCTATTTATTTGGTGGGTTTAAGGAACGTGCAGAGATACTCTACCAAACCTTGCACCATCCAGAGGTTGCTTTTCTATTGATTACATCTCCTTCTCCTGCAAGCATTAAAGAAATCCTTTATCTGGAGGAGCGCTTGATCAAACTCAATATCCCCCGTGGCGCATTTGTGATTAATCGCTTTCACCCACTTTTCACCGATGAGCCTTGGTGCGAAGTCATTAAAAATGTAGAAGGATGGAATCGAAAAGAAAGAGGGATTTCTCTTTCAGACAAGGCTGTGGTTCGACTTAAGCGGGCATATGCGGACGCAAAGCGAATGTCTGAATTGGATGAGCGTTGGGTTAAAATGCTTGAAGCAGGGCATGCAATACCGACTCCTATTGTCCGAATTCCTGAACTCGCTTCCGATGTCAGCGAACTTTCCCTCCTTGCGAGAATGGCTTCTTACCTTGTTCAAGAACCATTGAGTTGTTGA
- the dnaB gene encoding replicative DNA helicase encodes MEKVRSAEHRLVVNIPSVEGRIPPHDLEVEAAVLSAIMIDSSTLDKLLEFLKAEHFYSEAHRRIFEACVELKSVGQPVDVVQVGSWLKSRNRIQQIGGMAYLTEVLNAAPVLVNAASYAQTIYEKWRIRQLIMTCQRVAAQGYLDYGDSQSFIDQAEQAVYEIARTQRANQVEKLLDVMKRTFKQISDASARGERITGLATGFDRYDRLTAGLHQGDLTILAARPGMGKTSLALNIGVNVARPRFYEDPHTQQRWEEPGWGVLVFSLEMPREQIANRMLCSEARVNVSKLRAGGQTREDWNRLTQAAAELGRLPIWVDDTPTLSLLELRAKVRRLQAEYDKMDESGKRIQRIGLVIVDYLQLMKGRDGINSREQEISEISRGLKALAKELSLPVIALSQLNRAVETRSEKSKRPQISDLRESGAIEQDADNICFIYREDYYNKETNAVRSIAELIIAKQRNGPTGFVKVRFDREYARFDNLAEGEDMNELRG; translated from the coding sequence GTGGAAAAAGTTCGCTCTGCAGAACATCGGTTGGTAGTCAATATTCCGAGTGTGGAAGGTCGGATCCCTCCACATGATCTGGAAGTTGAAGCGGCTGTTCTTTCTGCCATTATGATCGACAGTTCGACACTGGATAAATTGCTCGAATTCCTCAAAGCAGAGCACTTCTATTCGGAGGCTCACAGGCGTATTTTTGAAGCTTGTGTAGAGCTTAAATCGGTGGGGCAGCCTGTGGATGTTGTGCAAGTGGGTAGCTGGTTGAAAAGCAGAAACCGGATCCAGCAGATCGGGGGGATGGCTTATCTCACCGAGGTGCTGAATGCTGCTCCTGTTTTGGTGAATGCTGCTTCTTACGCGCAGACGATTTATGAGAAATGGCGGATCCGGCAGCTGATTATGACTTGCCAACGAGTGGCTGCTCAGGGTTATTTGGACTATGGAGATTCTCAGAGCTTTATTGATCAAGCCGAGCAAGCGGTCTATGAGATTGCGCGCACTCAACGTGCGAATCAAGTAGAGAAACTACTTGATGTTATGAAGCGGACTTTTAAACAAATTTCAGATGCGTCTGCTCGAGGGGAGCGCATTACAGGGCTCGCAACCGGATTCGACCGTTATGATCGCCTGACTGCAGGTCTTCATCAGGGCGACTTAACGATCCTTGCTGCTCGTCCTGGAATGGGAAAAACAAGCCTTGCTCTCAATATCGGTGTGAACGTTGCCCGTCCTCGTTTTTATGAGGATCCTCACACCCAGCAGCGATGGGAAGAGCCAGGATGGGGGGTTCTTGTTTTTTCTCTGGAGATGCCTAGAGAACAAATTGCAAACCGTATGCTCTGTTCTGAAGCGAGAGTGAATGTTTCTAAACTTCGTGCGGGTGGACAGACGCGTGAAGATTGGAACCGGTTGACACAAGCTGCAGCGGAATTGGGTCGTCTTCCGATTTGGGTGGATGATACACCGACGTTGAGCCTTCTTGAGTTACGGGCAAAGGTCCGTCGCTTGCAAGCTGAATATGATAAAATGGATGAAAGTGGTAAGCGGATCCAGCGAATTGGGCTGGTCATTGTTGACTATCTCCAGCTGATGAAGGGACGTGATGGAATTAACTCGCGCGAGCAGGAGATCAGTGAGATTTCAAGAGGTCTTAAAGCTCTGGCAAAAGAATTAAGCCTTCCTGTGATCGCTCTTTCCCAGCTCAATCGGGCAGTTGAGACACGAAGTGAAAAGTCAAAACGCCCTCAAATCTCTGATTTGCGTGAGTCGGGGGCTATCGAACAAGATGCTGACAATATCTGTTTTATTTACCGGGAAGACTACTATAATAAAGAAACGAATGCGGTCCGATCGATTGCTGAACTCATTATTGCTAAGCAAAGGAATGGTCCTACGGGGTTTGTCAAAGTCCGTTTCGATAGAGAATATGCCCGTTTTGATAATCTTGCGGAAGGGGAAGATATGAATGAGTTGAGAGGGTGA
- the pth gene encoding aminoacyl-tRNA hydrolase, translating to MQRFLIVGLGNPGPSYVHTRHNFGFQAVDFFCRETNFAPYQHKFNGDWAKQTWQGKELAVLRPMTFMNLSGESVGAAIRFLKLRPRCLLVLHDDLDIPFGEIRIKDGGGHAGHKGIQSLIQHLGSSDFARIRLGIGRPPAGFSGSLADFVLQSFGGEERQRIPAILEQVMQRMCGMLENGAEEGLFKQETR from the coding sequence ATGCAGCGATTTTTGATTGTTGGCCTTGGCAATCCAGGCCCTTCTTATGTTCACACGCGTCACAATTTTGGATTTCAGGCAGTTGATTTCTTCTGCCGTGAAACGAATTTTGCTCCGTATCAGCATAAATTTAATGGTGATTGGGCAAAGCAGACGTGGCAGGGGAAGGAGCTCGCTGTCTTAAGGCCAATGACGTTTATGAATCTCTCGGGTGAAAGCGTGGGGGCTGCTATCAGGTTTTTAAAGTTGCGGCCTCGTTGTTTGCTTGTGCTTCATGATGATTTGGATATCCCTTTTGGTGAAATTCGGATCAAGGATGGAGGGGGGCATGCTGGACATAAAGGAATTCAGAGTCTGATCCAACATCTTGGTTCCTCTGATTTTGCACGTATTCGTTTAGGGATCGGTCGACCACCTGCTGGCTTCTCTGGTTCTCTGGCAGATTTCGTGCTGCAGTCATTTGGGGGGGAGGAGAGGCAGCGCATCCCAGCTATCCTGGAGCAGGTAATGCAGCGGATGTGCGGAATGTTAGAGAACGGTGCCGAGGAAGGCCTTTTCAAACAGGAAACTCGGTGA
- the der gene encoding ribosome biogenesis GTPase Der produces MMPLFTAPVVAIIGRPNVGKSTLFNRLAKKNLALTYNKPGVTRDRHYAHVFSCGRPYHLVDTGGYDPDRREEGQVGIRFHIEQTFQEAHVILFVGEATTELTHVDQSVVQWIRSSGKPSLFVMNKADSPKDEANALMLYRLGVKQVHPISALHGRGIGELEAALASLLSQEPLSHEDQSSSSPAPPRIVLAGRPNAGKSSLINKIVGTERMLVDPRPGTTRDAIDTVITYGGKTYTFIDTAGIRRKSRVTKTSDPIETLSVSRAIHNLQHAHLVVLLCDAFEGTYEQDAKILGLALERGRAVVLALNKCDLLSKSNRQKAFSNAKEKLAFAPYIPSVFISARTGQGVKQLFKKIDHVHQEFHKRVSTGMLNRFFEKVLKQSSPPPHQGKAPRLYYITQAEVAPPTFIVIASAPYAIHFSYQRFVTNQIRQAFGFEGAPIRVFYKGRRNTSEPA; encoded by the coding sequence ATGATGCCCCTGTTTACTGCTCCTGTCGTAGCCATTATAGGACGTCCCAATGTTGGGAAAAGCACGCTCTTTAATAGGCTTGCTAAAAAGAACCTCGCCCTTACTTACAACAAGCCAGGCGTAACACGCGATCGTCATTACGCTCACGTTTTTTCCTGTGGCCGGCCTTATCACCTCGTGGATACAGGAGGCTATGATCCAGATCGCAGAGAGGAAGGGCAAGTTGGAATCCGGTTTCATATCGAACAAACCTTTCAAGAAGCTCATGTAATCTTATTCGTAGGGGAGGCTACAACAGAACTGACACACGTCGATCAAAGTGTTGTCCAATGGATACGCTCCAGCGGCAAGCCCTCTTTGTTTGTCATGAACAAAGCAGACTCACCTAAAGACGAAGCCAATGCCTTGATGCTCTATCGGCTCGGCGTCAAACAGGTTCACCCCATCAGCGCTCTCCATGGGCGCGGCATTGGAGAGTTAGAAGCAGCCCTTGCTTCTCTCCTATCCCAAGAACCTCTTTCCCATGAAGATCAATCTTCTTCCTCTCCTGCCCCCCCCCGAATTGTCCTTGCAGGCCGACCCAATGCAGGAAAATCGAGCCTCATTAACAAAATTGTAGGGACCGAAAGGATGCTGGTCGATCCTCGTCCAGGAACCACCCGAGATGCTATCGATACTGTCATTACCTATGGAGGCAAGACGTACACCTTCATTGATACTGCAGGGATTCGGAGAAAAAGCCGAGTCACCAAAACAAGCGACCCAATTGAAACGCTAAGCGTTTCACGCGCCATCCATAATTTGCAACATGCCCATCTTGTCGTCCTTTTGTGTGATGCATTTGAAGGGACGTATGAGCAGGATGCAAAAATTCTAGGGCTCGCACTCGAGCGCGGACGCGCTGTCGTACTGGCTCTTAATAAATGCGATCTGCTCTCAAAGTCCAACCGCCAAAAAGCCTTTTCAAATGCAAAAGAAAAATTAGCATTTGCCCCTTACATCCCTTCCGTATTTATCAGCGCGCGAACGGGGCAAGGTGTTAAACAGCTATTCAAAAAGATTGATCATGTCCATCAAGAGTTCCACAAGAGGGTATCGACGGGGATGCTCAATCGTTTCTTTGAAAAGGTCCTTAAGCAAAGTTCCCCCCCTCCCCACCAAGGGAAAGCACCACGTCTTTATTACATTACACAAGCCGAGGTTGCCCCTCCTACTTTCATTGTTATTGCGAGCGCACCTTACGCCATCCACTTCTCTTACCAGCGATTTGTAACCAATCAGATACGGCAAGCATTCGGATTTGAAGGGGCTCCTATCCGGGTTTTTTACAAGGGAAGACGAAATACTTCTGAACCTGCCTAG
- the rpsR gene encoding 30S ribosomal protein S18: MDVGRVPDLSGDMLGRRRNGKKRVCKYCSDKSALIDYKDPQALRYFISERGKVIPRRINGNCALHQRKVTLAIKRARNIALLPFTVSQWRQITG; encoded by the coding sequence ATGGATGTGGGGCGTGTGCCTGACTTGAGTGGAGACATGCTGGGTCGTCGGCGTAACGGTAAAAAAAGAGTGTGCAAATATTGCTCTGATAAAAGTGCCTTGATTGATTACAAGGATCCGCAAGCATTAAGGTATTTTATTTCCGAGCGTGGAAAAGTGATTCCTAGACGGATCAACGGCAACTGTGCGCTTCACCAACGCAAAGTGACGTTGGCGATCAAACGCGCCCGCAATATTGCGTTGCTTCCATTTACTGTCTCTCAGTGGAGGCAAATAACTGGCTAA
- the rpsF gene encoding 30S ribosomal protein S6: MNSVVDPIHNSHRLSLKEYETIYVLRPDVDADTVEKVQSRVTDMIGLHHGRIIKVEAWGRRKLAYPVQKQKRGVYIYVRYVGQGPVVQELEHHFKLQEVVMKFQTIRLKEKVKEVELQIDPEEIKLRRLELPPEEEEKESREKALGLLGNVSTGSSRWKSREMRNQDDESDDEEREEEMEEIVE; this comes from the coding sequence ATGAATTCTGTTGTTGACCCCATTCATAATTCTCACCGCTTATCTCTGAAGGAATATGAAACAATCTATGTGCTCCGTCCTGATGTCGATGCAGATACGGTGGAGAAAGTCCAAAGTCGCGTTACAGATATGATAGGTCTGCATCACGGTAGGATCATCAAGGTTGAGGCGTGGGGACGTCGCAAGTTGGCCTATCCAGTCCAGAAACAAAAGCGTGGTGTGTATATTTATGTTCGATATGTAGGGCAGGGTCCTGTTGTACAAGAGCTCGAGCACCATTTTAAACTTCAAGAGGTTGTCATGAAATTTCAGACGATCCGGTTGAAGGAAAAAGTGAAAGAGGTAGAGCTGCAGATTGATCCTGAAGAAATCAAATTGCGTCGTCTTGAACTCCCTCCTGAGGAAGAAGAGAAAGAATCGAGGGAGAAAGCACTTGGTCTTTTGGGGAATGTCAGCACTGGAAGTAGCCGTTGGAAATCGAGAGAAATGCGGAATCAGGATGATGAGAGCGACGATGAAGAGCGGGAAGAGGAAATGGAAGAAATTGTGGAATAA
- the rplI gene encoding 50S ribosomal protein L9 gives MASMIQVVMQENFGKVWKSGDVVKVRPGFARNYLIPRKLAVLATEGAIHRIEHEKAVALARQEKIRQQAIALAEKIVGFNIRLARQVGEDSKLFGSITNKDVEVALKHHGFLIDKKKIHIEEPIRSLGLHVVRLKLHTEVIVPLQIEVVAK, from the coding sequence ATGGCCTCGATGATTCAAGTGGTGATGCAAGAAAATTTTGGAAAAGTGTGGAAATCGGGAGATGTTGTGAAGGTCCGCCCTGGCTTTGCTCGCAATTATCTGATTCCGCGAAAGCTCGCTGTATTAGCCACGGAAGGGGCTATTCATCGAATTGAGCATGAAAAAGCGGTTGCCCTGGCACGCCAGGAAAAGATCAGGCAGCAAGCGATAGCACTGGCAGAAAAAATAGTTGGTTTCAACATTCGTCTTGCGCGACAGGTTGGGGAAGACAGCAAGCTGTTTGGTTCTATTACAAATAAGGATGTTGAGGTAGCTCTTAAACATCATGGATTCTTAATCGACAAGAAGAAGATCCATATTGAAGAGCCGATCCGCTCTCTCGGTCTGCATGTGGTTCGGTTAAAACTTCATACGGAAGTGATCGTGCCTCTTCAGATCGAAGTAGTTGCTAAGTAA
- a CDS encoding ArnT family glycosyltransferase, with product MNSHKDMDNTPLYHAQAFSSHSDETTYVQENNKKGLFSPVTWVLLVTVALFFCFPPLSSVGLWDPHELNTAELARPIAGIYPLTSFLLQVLDLSLHPESSPAQSNLPFLSVALGFKMFGLSEWAGRFPLAVWGLAGVMTTYSFVARLFDTRAGMYAAISLATMPLYFVHARSMLTGIVPMSSFAMSFGGISVLLFASPLERERGWIFCGKWLFLAAIGLYAGLKSNGIMLGVGVPLAANAITWWLWRWTRDDRRYSRVKELLAGALLIGTLVILGRGFYSLHQGEGDLFKWMGTAYQPPSKYTTFDYYIGHLGAALAPWSVLIPFALGRLFILPEGVLSADRERQMAGRAALMIGTVVAFGMHAYLAPFTSLMAFTGIALLAASCGVVLRDGEQGASPSIALGIGAVFVAALLLHDFIQFPEKTYQAWTVQSIPFPDSFVFHSQLLWGGILIAFAGFVLLSWVEGGVERVPFSPRRYLNVLCMLCHAWGEFLGVRYELFLMLAVLVSVVMGIATSIKMVWLLNIPSLIRIPLLYMGWISFLPVVFIFASLFLSDLWVWIFEGQSTKEWTWKKGFEPIHQLFDTMIRPNQRAERWVALFGLFPLFFIAPALLAFGVTWKAGLPIVGVFLIAGAAGWLMFLLLGFVSQGLLKGKRLAAVVLAGLLSAFALELDYYPALLQQVSPKVLFQTYQAIRFRSEPLGLLGTNERAAVYYAGEEPVLFTDTEKAYAWISEKVEGRRFLVIRANYLSELNQLYRGGHPVKSNIPVIASQEGQAFLIASFLKKKEINRNPLENQVLLAPPVPQHPLYVNLDDQLVVLGFDITAVDGTFVDLIMPTQEYHMKTYYQLKAPLRSTSWEAFLHIDGYRRRYNGDHALLQNQYPMKLWLSEDVLVDDYEFRLGPEFKPGTYTIFFGLFSGESRMRVKSGPQDGENRIKGGLIRVI from the coding sequence ATGAATTCGCATAAAGATATGGACAATACACCACTTTATCATGCTCAAGCTTTTTCTTCTCATTCTGATGAGACCACTTACGTGCAGGAAAACAATAAGAAAGGGTTATTTTCGCCTGTCACATGGGTATTACTAGTTACGGTTGCTCTCTTTTTCTGTTTTCCGCCCTTGTCGAGCGTGGGGCTGTGGGATCCGCATGAATTAAATACAGCAGAACTTGCACGTCCTATTGCTGGCATCTATCCGTTAACTTCTTTTCTTCTTCAAGTTCTTGACCTTTCTTTACATCCAGAGAGTTCTCCTGCTCAGTCGAACTTGCCTTTTTTATCTGTAGCTCTTGGTTTCAAGATGTTTGGTCTTTCCGAGTGGGCTGGGCGTTTCCCTCTTGCTGTGTGGGGGCTTGCTGGAGTGATGACAACCTATAGCTTTGTTGCTCGCCTTTTTGATACTCGAGCTGGTATGTATGCCGCAATTTCCTTGGCCACAATGCCTCTTTATTTTGTTCATGCGCGGTCGATGCTAACAGGGATCGTCCCCATGAGCAGCTTTGCCATGTCTTTCGGTGGAATCAGTGTGCTTTTATTTGCTTCTCCTCTAGAAAGGGAAAGAGGTTGGATCTTCTGTGGAAAATGGCTTTTTTTAGCTGCAATAGGCCTCTATGCCGGTTTGAAAAGCAATGGAATCATGCTGGGGGTTGGGGTCCCTTTGGCGGCGAATGCCATCACGTGGTGGTTGTGGAGATGGACACGGGATGACAGGCGATACAGTAGAGTTAAAGAGCTGCTGGCGGGAGCTCTTCTGATAGGGACTCTGGTGATCCTGGGAAGGGGATTCTATTCTCTCCATCAAGGGGAAGGGGATCTTTTTAAATGGATGGGAACAGCCTATCAGCCTCCTTCTAAATATACGACGTTTGATTATTATATAGGGCATTTAGGGGCTGCTCTTGCTCCGTGGAGTGTGTTGATCCCTTTTGCGTTGGGGCGTCTTTTCATCCTACCGGAAGGTGTGCTCTCAGCAGATCGAGAGCGCCAGATGGCAGGAAGAGCTGCATTAATGATTGGGACGGTAGTAGCTTTCGGGATGCACGCCTACTTGGCCCCCTTTACCTCTTTGATGGCTTTTACAGGCATAGCCCTTCTGGCCGCTTCCTGTGGAGTTGTTTTGCGAGATGGAGAGCAAGGAGCTTCTCCTTCCATTGCTCTGGGAATAGGGGCAGTTTTTGTTGCTGCACTTCTGCTTCACGATTTTATACAATTCCCAGAAAAAACATATCAGGCATGGACGGTTCAATCAATCCCATTTCCAGATTCTTTTGTGTTCCATTCTCAGCTATTATGGGGGGGAATTCTGATTGCTTTTGCTGGCTTTGTTCTCTTGAGTTGGGTAGAGGGGGGGGTCGAACGAGTACCTTTCTCTCCTCGTCGTTATTTGAATGTCCTCTGTATGTTGTGTCATGCATGGGGTGAATTCCTGGGGGTAAGGTATGAGCTCTTCTTAATGCTTGCTGTTCTAGTGAGTGTGGTGATGGGAATCGCTACTTCCATAAAGATGGTGTGGTTGCTCAACATTCCGTCCCTTATCCGTATTCCTCTTTTGTACATGGGATGGATTTCTTTTTTGCCGGTAGTATTTATTTTTGCCTCTCTTTTCTTATCAGATTTATGGGTATGGATTTTTGAAGGTCAATCGACCAAAGAGTGGACATGGAAAAAAGGTTTTGAGCCTATTCATCAGTTGTTTGATACTATGATTCGGCCCAACCAAAGAGCAGAGAGATGGGTTGCTCTCTTCGGCCTATTTCCTCTCTTTTTTATCGCGCCTGCGCTCCTTGCCTTTGGTGTGACATGGAAAGCGGGGCTCCCTATTGTTGGGGTTTTTCTTATCGCAGGGGCTGCTGGATGGCTGATGTTTCTATTGCTTGGTTTTGTCAGCCAAGGATTATTAAAAGGCAAGAGGCTTGCTGCTGTCGTATTAGCAGGGCTTCTTTCTGCGTTTGCATTGGAATTAGATTATTATCCAGCGCTTTTACAACAGGTATCCCCTAAGGTGCTCTTCCAAACTTATCAAGCCATCCGGTTCCGTTCAGAGCCTCTGGGTTTGCTTGGAACGAACGAGCGGGCTGCTGTCTACTACGCAGGAGAAGAACCTGTTCTTTTTACAGATACTGAAAAGGCATATGCATGGATTTCTGAGAAAGTGGAAGGGCGTCGGTTTCTAGTCATCCGCGCGAACTATCTATCTGAATTGAATCAGCTTTATCGCGGGGGTCATCCAGTGAAAAGCAATATCCCTGTCATTGCGAGCCAAGAGGGGCAAGCTTTTCTGATCGCCTCTTTTTTAAAAAAAAAGGAAATTAATAGGAATCCATTAGAAAATCAGGTTTTATTGGCTCCTCCTGTACCGCAGCATCCACTTTATGTTAACCTAGATGATCAATTAGTTGTCTTAGGATTTGACATCACTGCAGTAGATGGCACTTTTGTTGATTTGATTATGCCAACTCAAGAATATCACATGAAAACCTACTATCAACTTAAGGCTCCCCTTCGCTCTACTTCTTGGGAGGCTTTTCTCCATATTGATGGATATCGTCGTCGGTATAATGGAGATCACGCACTTCTCCAGAATCAATACCCGATGAAATTGTGGCTTTCAGAAGACGTCTTAGTTGATGATTACGAATTCCGTTTGGGTCCTGAATTTAAACCCGGCACCTATACGATCTTTTTCGGTCTTTTCTCAGGAGAAAGCCGGATGAGGGTGAAAAGTGGCCCTCAGGATGGAGAAAATAGAATTAAGGGGGGGCTAATTAGGGTTATTTGA
- a CDS encoding 50S ribosomal protein L25, with protein sequence MNSTVARLSDSIISLPVMLRSTKGKEHARRLRAQQQIPAIAYGKGLSPTCLAVSPKDMLHILKSERGMNTVIRLLLEGAEELIVMIRDYSYHPVSRMLEHVDFVQVRLDEPVDVELPLIPVGKAYGVTMGGVVHQVYRYLPARCFPAQIPPCLHVDISALNLNEHISTKDLELEGDIMIRLPADQTIIAIIPPTRNQVGEFEVPGAPAGEVAAKGGESKDSKAVVAKEKKK encoded by the coding sequence ATGAACTCAACTGTGGCCCGTCTTTCTGACTCAATTATATCTCTTCCTGTCATGCTGCGCTCTACAAAAGGGAAGGAGCATGCCCGTAGGCTACGCGCTCAACAACAGATCCCAGCCATTGCTTATGGGAAAGGGCTTTCCCCCACGTGTCTTGCTGTCTCTCCGAAGGACATGCTCCATATCTTGAAGAGCGAGCGCGGGATGAATACGGTGATTCGCTTGCTGCTTGAAGGGGCTGAGGAATTGATTGTGATGATCCGTGACTACAGTTATCATCCTGTTTCTCGGATGCTAGAGCATGTCGATTTCGTACAAGTTCGTCTGGATGAGCCAGTAGATGTGGAGCTTCCTCTTATTCCTGTGGGCAAGGCGTATGGAGTAACGATGGGAGGGGTCGTTCACCAAGTGTATCGCTATTTACCAGCACGCTGTTTTCCTGCTCAAATCCCGCCATGTTTGCATGTCGATATCTCTGCTCTTAATTTGAATGAGCATATCTCAACAAAGGACTTAGAATTAGAAGGCGACATTATGATTCGGTTGCCTGCGGATCAGACAATTATTGCTATCATTCCTCCAACGCGCAATCAGGTTGGTGAGTTTGAAGTCCCAGGAGCTCCTGCTGGAGAGGTGGCTGCAAAAGGGGGAGAGAGCAAGGATAGTAAGGCTGTTGTTGCAAAAGAGAAAAAGAAATGA
- a CDS encoding GTPase, giving the protein MPAYFPLSLMTHCPILIQRAGRIALLGQPNVGKSTLFNALMEFPLAITSRCPQTTRDSLIRIREWKDAQLVLVDTPRVHQSKTKLGDWMNCTAKSISNVQMSFY; this is encoded by the coding sequence TTGCCTGCTTATTTCCCTCTATCTCTCATGACCCATTGTCCCATCCTGATTCAACGAGCTGGTCGTATTGCTCTTTTAGGACAACCCAACGTAGGGAAGAGTACCCTTTTCAATGCTCTGATGGAGTTCCCTCTAGCCATTACCAGCCGTTGCCCTCAAACAACACGCGATTCCCTTATAAGGATTAGGGAATGGAAAGACGCTCAGCTGGTTTTAGTCGACACACCTAGAGTACACCAGTCAAAGACCAAATTAGGCGATTGGATGAATTGCACAGCAAAATCCATCTCGAATGTGCAGATGTCATTTTATTAG
- a CDS encoding KH domain-containing protein: MLFGIPCSPSSASTSLQALLFLKGINFQIGLSASSQPNLYENSLKLYDEIPYGVAVKVEEFEEKETCALLSIQIFVNRESHKKMIIGQGGSLLKRIGTDARKRLEELLGKQVMMCLQVQLSPFWYNDEERLRAMGYTPH, translated from the coding sequence ATGCTTTTCGGGATCCCATGCTCTCCCTCATCAGCCAGTACCTCCCTTCAAGCCCTCCTCTTTTTGAAAGGGATCAACTTTCAGATAGGCCTTTCCGCTTCTTCGCAGCCGAATTTGTACGAGAACAGCCTCAAGCTCTATGATGAAATTCCGTATGGAGTGGCTGTTAAAGTAGAGGAGTTCGAAGAAAAGGAAACTTGTGCTTTGCTAAGCATACAGATCTTTGTTAACCGAGAATCTCATAAAAAAATGATTATTGGACAAGGAGGATCGCTCCTCAAGAGGATTGGCACAGATGCGCGTAAACGATTGGAAGAACTGCTAGGAAAACAAGTGATGATGTGTCTTCAAGTGCAGCTTTCCCCTTTCTGGTACAATGATGAGGAACGGCTCCGCGCGATGGGCTATACCCCTCATTGA